One Ictalurus punctatus breed USDA103 chromosome 10, Coco_2.0, whole genome shotgun sequence genomic region harbors:
- the gadd45ba gene encoding growth arrest and DNA-damage-inducible, beta a (The RefSeq protein has 1 substitution compared to this genomic sequence): MRLDLLTIDYSDNIMTLEEVVGSNITDQKMDAVSQALEELLVAAQRQDCLTVGVYESAKLMNVDPDSVVLCVLATDEEDEDDIALQIHFTLLQAFCCENDINILRVSGLRRLAQVIGEPNSKENNNNGEPRDFHCILVTNPQCQPLKCQALKEVGNYCDESRCRNQWVPCLSLRER; this comes from the exons ATGCGTTTGGATTTGCTTACTATTGATTATTCTGACAACATCATGACTCTGGAAGAAGTCGTTGGAAGCAATATTACTGATCAGAA GATGGATGCTGTAAGTCAAGCCTTAGAAGAGCTGCTGGTAGCAGCGCAGAGACAAGACTGCCTTACAGTCGGCGTTTACGAATCTGCAAAGCTAATGAATGT TGATCCAGACAGCGTGGTACTGTGCGTCCTGGCCACTGAcgaggaggacgaggacgaCATCGCTCTTCAGATCCATTTCACTCTGCTGCAAGCTTTCTGCTGCGAGAACGACATCAACATCCTGCGTGTGTCTGGGCTGAGGCGCCTGGCACAGGTTATCGGAGAGCCAAGCTCCAAGGAGAACAATAATAACGGCGAACCCAGAGATTTCCACTGCATCCTAGTCACT AATCCTCAGTGCCAGCCACTAAAATGCCAAGCGCTGAAGGAAGTGGGCAACTACTGCGATGAGAGCCGCTGCAGGAACCAGTGGGTGCCCTGCCTGTCACTGCGCGAGCGCTGA
- the larp6b gene encoding la-related protein 6b: MSSPIFTDIFQCKESVLVRSLSSCTDDGLNDSLYGSSAELTDVFEEEGCEDEAWSPPPSELRCKIAAQLEYYLSDENLEADAFLLKHVQRNKMGYVSLKLLTSFKKVRDLTRDWRTTLASAQTSPHLEVNEIRTKVRRRTPIPDRLLSIPTTKLLLVWNFLASSTKFEDSGPSATEQQGIMETAMHMFGSHGTINSLRILRPGKEIPVELKRYVKKHAELGRKLCAVVEYEYLDGVRKAYDILKAQEQAQGGKGIHVVLLGSRGTRKQGSSQGQAEEESEEGMDNDFSTKQNRKSKKHIYCLEDSVLYSSSESDFTPASPRPNRRVSRPQAQYGSPLAIPRVSTFHSDPYRNPLGSPVGSPLLPHKLFPGGHAASPLATSPLSSTPSSASYNRSKYSGDFSQDSAGYGASPWVQRRKNAAQAFYPEKSCPLSPDQIMGAIGVLVVRQPLGPDGTKGFHNCIGRGKVLLPQ; the protein is encoded by the exons ATGTCTTCCCCCATCTTCACCGACATCTTTCAGTGTAAAGAGAGTGTGCTCGTGAGAAGTTTATCCAGCTGCACTGATGATGGTTTAAATGATAGTTTGTATGG GAGCTCAGCAGAACTGACTGATGTGTTTGAAGAGGAAGGGTGTGAGGATGAAGCTTGGTCTCCACCACCGAGTGAACTGAGATGCAAAATAGCTGCCCAGCTTGAGTACTACCTCTCTGATGAGAATCTTGAGGCAGATGCCTTCCTGTTAAAACATGTCCAGAGGAACAAGATGGGTTACGTCAGCCTGAAGTTGTTGACCTCCTTCAAAAAG GTACGAGATCTGACACGTGATTGGCGCACTACTCTGGCTTCTGCTCAAACTTCTCCGCACCTGGAGGTGAATGAGATCAGAACCAAGGTACGACGGAGAACACCGATCCCTGACCGCTTGCTCTCCATCCCCACCACTAAGCTACTGCTGGTTTGGAACTTCCTGGCCAGTTCTACCAAGTTTGAGGACAGCGGGCCATCTGCAACTGAGCAGCAAGGCATCATGGAGACCGCCATGCACATGTTTGGTTCACATGGCACAATCAATTCTCTTCGTATCCTCCGCCCAGGAAAAGAGATCCCTGTTGAGCTCAAACGCTATGTCAAAAAACATGCCGAGCTTGGGCGAAAACTGTGTGCTGTGGTCGAGTACGAGTACTTGGATGGAGTGCGCAAGGCATATGATATTCTGAAAGCCCAGGaacaggcacaaggtgggaaaGGTATCCACGTGGTACTCCTTGGGAGCCGGGGAACACGGAAACAAGGCAGTAGCCAGGGCCAAGCAGAGGAGGAGTCGGAAGAGGGCATGGATAATGACTTCTCAACAAAGCAAAACCGCAAGTCCAAGAAGCACATTTACTGTCTGGAAGATTCAGTTTTGTACAGTTCCTCAGAGTCGGACTTCACTCCAGCCTCACCGCGTCCTAACCGTAGAGTCTCTCGTCCTCAGGCTCAGTATGGTAGCCCCTTGGCCATCCCACGAGTTTCCACTTTCCATTCCGACCCTTATCGAAACCCTCTTGGCAGCCCGGTAGGAAGTCCTCTCCTGCCACACAAGCTTTTTCCTGGAGGTCATGCTGCCTCACCTCTAGCCACTTCTCCATTAAGCAGCACTCCGAGTTCAGCGTCATACAATAGGAGCAAATACTCGGGGGATTTCTCACAGGACAGTGCAGGCTATGGAGCAAGTCCATGGGTCCAACGGCGCAAAAATGCTGCACAGGCTTTTTATCCAGAGAAAAGCTGCCCCTTGTCCCCAGATCAGATTATGGGAGCTATCGGTGTGCTAGTCGTGCGCCAGCCATTGGGCCCTGATGGCACTAAAGGTTTCCACAACTGCATTGGAAGAGGAAAGGTACTGCTGCCACAGTGA
- the vmac gene encoding vimentin-type intermediate filament-associated coiled-coil protein — MSSPSPVQIREANAHLAALHRRVADLEQKLEAAENTLREQAESLIRKDEQLRAATQEITENKDREISYLHEKLCQSEESIQKLQHMVKEKDSLIGQLQHRCQLLDNICKSRPLLDSMLAQMAEVERMGPVIDLVNITADTSLTDGESNCSPCGLSNHKDFSLSEDDMDDPELEGVMFGTTV; from the exons ATGTCGTCTCCATCACCGGTGCAAATAAGGGAGGCAAACGCGCATCTGGCTGCTCTGCACAGGAGAGTCGCAGATCTGGAGCAGAAACTCGAGGCAGCCGAGAACACGCTGAGGGAGCAGGCAGAGAGTCTGATCCGAAAGGACGAACAACTCAGGGCAGCAACACAGGAAATAACCGAGAACAAGGACAG GGAGATTTCCTACCTCCATGAGAAGCTTTGTCAGTCAGAAGAATCCATTCAGAAACTCCAGCACATGGTGAAGGAGAAGGATTCCCTGATTGGGCAATTGCAGCACCGCTGCCAGCTGTTGGACAACATCTGCAAAAGCCGTCCTCTGTTAGACAGCATGTTGGCCCAGATGGCTGAGGTGGAGAGAATGGGGCCTGTTATTGACTTGGTAAATATCACAGCAGACACTTCACTCACGGATGGAGAGTCCAACTGCAGCCCCTGTGGCCTCTCCAATCACAAAGACTTTTCCCTCAGCGAGGATGACATGGACGATCCAGAGCTAGAGGGTGTAATGTTTGGAACGACAGTATGA
- the ndufa11 gene encoding NADH dehydrogenase [ubiquinone] 1 alpha subcomplex subunit 11 has protein sequence MGYWDLEEGKDCVGKTWITTKLGTAIGLVGSAYHLVLIQPETSLEALTRAVNGTVTMASLGAIFGVTTCLSAHVRDAPDDPTNYFLGGCASGAFLGARTRSVVTGTTTCLGLGIVAMLTKVGKKEGWRLSGEPRL, from the exons ATGGGTTATTGGGACCTCGAAGAGGGGAAAGATTGTGTTGGGAAAACATGGATTACCACCAAATTGGGCACTGCCATTG GGCTGGTTGGCTCGGCGTATCATCTTGTGTTAATCCAGCCCGAAACTTCACTTGAAGCATTGACAAGGGCAGTGAATGGCACGGTCACGATGG CTTCTCTGGGGGCGATATTTGGAGTCACCACGTGTCTGAGTGCACATGTTAGGGACGCTCCTGATGATCCCACCAACTACTTCCTCGGAGGATGTGCATCAGGAGCCTTTCTTGGGGCTCGAA CTCGCAGCGTTGTAACGGGCACAACCACTTGTCTAGGGCTGGGGATCGTTGCCATGCTTACTAAAGTTGGGAAGAAGGAAGGCTGGAGGTTATCTGGTGAACCCAGACTGTAA